From one Pseudomonas sp. S35 genomic stretch:
- a CDS encoding GGDEF domain-containing protein, with product MLSIETLYFTSTISRVTILFIFGVLLISQPRDRYLWHWCVALMCSGIGAFIDGPYGEVVKPSLVLQQLAMTVFVISLLASWTGLRLFYGRSAHFSWWVISPTPSIIYILGIHFGAPAEVMMPFLYLAAALLASFPFYEILASPDRRIISQYVVALAFAVYTFILTISGVLILMGKLAADAKSSAVMSMTFDQIASILIYFGYIAMAGERAALHLHRQAETDTLTGLTNRRGGSRMLERLHTETAEKRQYSVLIADIDHFKHVNDTYGHESGDTVLKSLAERLTKVMRKSDGVIRWGGEEFLIVLPHTLINEAEILAERLRQQVAAEPFILIVRNIDVTLSLGIAMYQEGDSTFADTIARADKALYQAKQQGRNRVAVSSNTESDI from the coding sequence ATGCTCTCAATTGAAACGCTCTACTTTACCAGTACAATCAGTCGCGTAACTATTCTTTTTATTTTTGGGGTTTTGCTAATAAGCCAGCCCCGGGATCGCTATCTTTGGCACTGGTGCGTCGCTTTAATGTGCTCAGGTATAGGCGCATTCATTGATGGGCCCTACGGTGAGGTGGTCAAGCCATCGTTGGTGCTCCAACAGCTCGCTATGACTGTGTTCGTGATCAGTCTTCTAGCCTCATGGACTGGCTTGCGGCTCTTTTATGGGCGGTCAGCACATTTTTCCTGGTGGGTTATTAGCCCTACCCCCAGCATAATTTACATACTTGGTATTCATTTCGGCGCACCCGCTGAAGTGATGATGCCTTTTTTGTATCTAGCTGCCGCGCTGCTGGCCTCCTTCCCATTTTATGAAATACTCGCCTCGCCTGACCGACGTATTATTTCCCAGTATGTGGTGGCTTTGGCCTTCGCGGTTTATACGTTCATATTGACGATTTCCGGCGTCCTAATACTAATGGGTAAACTCGCTGCGGACGCTAAAAGCAGTGCTGTCATGTCCATGACTTTCGACCAGATCGCAAGCATACTGATTTATTTTGGCTACATCGCTATGGCTGGCGAGCGAGCTGCTCTGCACCTCCACCGTCAAGCCGAAACCGACACTCTGACCGGGCTAACTAATCGCCGAGGAGGGAGTCGGATGCTCGAGCGATTGCATACTGAAACTGCTGAAAAACGCCAATACAGTGTTTTGATTGCCGATATAGATCATTTCAAACACGTCAACGACACGTACGGCCATGAGTCGGGCGACACCGTGTTGAAGTCGCTGGCAGAGCGCCTGACAAAGGTGATGCGCAAAAGCGACGGCGTTATACGCTGGGGCGGAGAAGAGTTTTTGATCGTGTTGCCCCACACCTTGATCAATGAAGCGGAAATTTTGGCCGAACGCCTAAGGCAGCAGGTAGCTGCAGAGCCCTTCATTTTGATAGTGCGAAATATAGACGTCACGCTCAGCTTGGGTATTGCTATGTACCAGGAAGGTGATTCGACATTCGCCGACACTATTGCGCGGGCAGACAAAGCGCTCTACCAAGCCAAACAGCAGGGTAGAAATCGTGTAGCGGTCAGCAGTAACACAGAGAGTGATATCTAA
- a CDS encoding OmpW family outer membrane protein: MILRHLQCTWSTVSFASLMTFSASVFAYEDVQSKIQAGINDRWLLRVMALEIIPVELASEISTIGGNLETPRTRQIGIDLSYSVTENWVVEFQGGPFDREYRIKGSRIGDFKVGSISQIALSMSLQYHFYPNAQWSPYVGLGLNHTWTRDVKPAAGIPKFEVREITSGIMSTGLDYRLSRYWTLSTSLRYVISPKYEFQGQGFNSTVSMNTLVVGGGVGYRF; this comes from the coding sequence ATGATTCTTAGACACCTTCAATGCACGTGGAGTACTGTATCATTTGCGAGTCTGATGACTTTTAGTGCTTCAGTTTTCGCTTATGAAGACGTGCAAAGTAAAATACAAGCAGGAATTAATGACCGATGGTTGTTAAGAGTAATGGCACTGGAGATCATACCCGTTGAACTCGCGTCGGAAATTTCCACAATCGGTGGTAATCTGGAAACTCCACGAACGCGACAGATTGGTATAGACCTCAGTTACTCTGTCACAGAGAATTGGGTGGTTGAATTCCAAGGCGGACCATTCGATCGTGAATATCGAATTAAGGGATCTCGAATAGGGGATTTCAAGGTTGGTTCCATTTCCCAAATTGCGTTATCAATGTCGTTGCAGTATCACTTTTATCCAAATGCTCAATGGAGCCCTTATGTGGGCTTAGGCCTAAATCATACTTGGACGCGTGATGTAAAACCGGCTGCCGGAATTCCGAAATTCGAAGTGCGTGAAATTACCAGTGGGATAATGAGCACTGGGCTTGATTACCGTCTGAGTCGATATTGGACGTTGAGCACCAGTCTGCGTTATGTAATAAGTCCAAAATATGAATTCCAGGGTCAGGGATTTAACTCAACCGTTTCGATGAATACGCTGGTCGTAGGGGGAGGAGTAGGGTACCGATTCTGA
- a CDS encoding helix-turn-helix transcriptional regulator, with the protein MDIYRFTRLLIQSTEIAACHFQAHDNDMEIFPGHGGRLHYQKKACILGKSFVSLTISHTGWGYEMKNETNGFLITIPHAGEFTWRTSVGNYRANAGTLAVADVREISASHYAPGITYTTVYIDNTDMFRYLSALLGAPPKTRVHFDKPNPEVWKSRFILGLVNTIFDLAENSRAPLEKVASSLKESMVGFVLSNFNSNYSSALDSAAGVAIPTPFEIKRAAEYMTANADPELTVGEIAKFAGISVRSLQTGFKRYKNMSPIEFLRNERLLKSKELISKGGALARPQEVACQVGFLNYHVFCKYYMQSFGEHPTVTFQKSKKSFL; encoded by the coding sequence ATGGATATATACCGATTCACTCGTTTGTTAATTCAAAGTACGGAAATTGCAGCTTGCCATTTCCAAGCTCATGATAACGACATGGAGATTTTTCCAGGTCACGGCGGTCGTTTACATTACCAAAAAAAGGCTTGCATTCTCGGGAAGTCGTTCGTCAGTTTGACGATCAGCCACACTGGCTGGGGCTATGAGATGAAAAACGAAACGAATGGCTTTCTAATCACCATTCCTCACGCAGGTGAATTCACTTGGAGAACTAGCGTTGGTAACTATAGAGCCAATGCTGGCACTCTTGCAGTTGCTGATGTGCGCGAAATATCTGCTTCACATTATGCTCCGGGCATCACATATACCACTGTATATATAGATAACACGGACATGTTTAGATACCTCTCGGCTCTACTAGGAGCGCCACCTAAGACGAGAGTGCATTTCGATAAGCCCAACCCAGAGGTATGGAAAAGTCGGTTTATACTCGGACTTGTAAACACGATCTTTGATCTGGCCGAAAACTCTCGTGCCCCGTTAGAGAAAGTGGCGAGTAGCTTAAAAGAAAGCATGGTTGGATTTGTGCTATCAAATTTCAACAGTAATTACAGTAGCGCGCTCGACAGCGCAGCTGGGGTAGCCATACCGACACCGTTTGAAATAAAAAGAGCGGCAGAGTATATGACTGCGAATGCAGACCCTGAATTAACAGTAGGTGAAATCGCCAAATTTGCTGGCATAAGCGTTAGATCACTGCAAACCGGCTTCAAACGCTATAAAAATATGAGTCCAATTGAATTTCTTAGAAATGAACGATTGCTTAAAAGTAAAGAACTCATTTCAAAAGGAGGGGCTCTCGCTCGTCCGCAAGAGGTGGCTTGTCAAGTAGGTTTTCTGAATTACCATGTATTCTGCAAATACTATATGCAGTCGTTTGGTGAGCATCCTACTGTCACATTTCAGAAGTCCAAAAAATCGTTTTTATAA
- the ligD gene encoding DNA ligase D translates to MADALDEYNKKRDFDATPEPSGAEKSTRKKKAEDHALQFCIQKHDASRLHYDFRIEIEGTLKSWAVPKGPSLDPQVKRLAMEVEDHPIDYATFEGNIPEGHYGAGDVIVWDRGIWKCIGDPVESYKKGKLKFELEGEKLGGLWNLVRTHQEGKSKPWFLIKHQDSAAKPEAEFDVVKELPDSVLSDRTIIPKKRGKQPKAKAVEEVPEPRKRAKTGKLTGAKPAPIPDIIKPQLATLVETAPAGDWRYEIKFDGYRLMARIDNGEVKLFTRNGHDWTSKLHRQAEALASLALESAWLDGEVIAADDEGVPSFQILQNAFESGKSQAIVFYLFDMPYLNGVDLREVPVEERRAALAQVVERSEDDIIRFSEDFGEEASDLLTSVCQMHMEGLIGKRAGSTYVSRRSDNWIKLKCKHRQEFVVVGYSEPKGARTSFGALLLGLHDKDSGELRYSGKVGTGFNERTLRTILEQLKPLETSKPTVVNPPTGADARGVHWLKPELLAEVAYAEITKDGSVRHSVFHGLRNDKPAKEITEETPVPATDVQDKKTKPAAKKKPVKADPKPTSGKIRITHPDRVIDASSGTTKMQLAEYYVSIADWILPTLHDRPIALVRAPEGIAGELFFQKNVERLPIPGIETVEGESVMLINNAEALVGAVQMSTIEFHSWNAKAPELDRPDRFVLDLDPDPALPWKSMVEATTLTLTILDELGLKSFIKTSGGKGIHIVVPLTPKDDWDTVKGFSQKIVQHMAKLIPDRFSAVSGPKNRVGKIFIDYLRNGKGATTINAYAARTREGLPVSVPLFKEEVKEIKGANIWNIHNLHERLGELGEDPWEDYGKIKQTITADMRRMIGFKK, encoded by the coding sequence ATGGCCGATGCATTAGACGAATACAACAAAAAACGTGACTTTGATGCCACCCCGGAACCTTCAGGCGCAGAGAAAAGCACCCGAAAAAAGAAGGCAGAAGACCATGCTCTGCAGTTCTGTATCCAGAAGCATGATGCCTCCCGTCTGCACTATGATTTTCGAATCGAGATCGAAGGCACTCTGAAAAGCTGGGCGGTCCCGAAAGGCCCAAGCCTTGATCCCCAGGTAAAGCGTCTGGCAATGGAGGTTGAAGATCACCCAATTGATTACGCCACCTTTGAGGGGAACATCCCGGAGGGCCACTACGGCGCCGGTGACGTGATTGTGTGGGATCGAGGAATATGGAAATGCATAGGTGATCCAGTTGAATCGTACAAAAAGGGGAAGCTGAAATTTGAGCTGGAAGGCGAAAAGCTCGGCGGCCTTTGGAACCTTGTCAGAACACACCAAGAAGGCAAATCAAAGCCTTGGTTCCTCATCAAGCACCAGGACTCGGCAGCAAAGCCAGAGGCTGAATTTGACGTGGTGAAAGAGCTGCCCGATTCCGTTCTGAGTGATCGCACAATCATACCGAAAAAGCGGGGAAAACAGCCCAAGGCCAAAGCTGTTGAAGAGGTGCCGGAGCCGCGCAAACGAGCTAAAACTGGCAAGCTCACTGGGGCTAAACCAGCTCCAATTCCCGACATAATCAAACCCCAGCTCGCTACCCTAGTGGAGACGGCCCCCGCTGGAGACTGGCGGTACGAAATCAAGTTTGATGGCTATCGATTGATGGCAAGAATTGATAACGGTGAGGTGAAGCTATTCACCCGCAACGGCCACGATTGGACTTCCAAGCTGCATCGGCAAGCAGAAGCATTGGCAAGCCTGGCTCTCGAGTCAGCATGGCTTGATGGGGAAGTCATTGCCGCTGACGATGAAGGCGTACCCAGCTTCCAGATTCTCCAGAACGCTTTCGAATCAGGTAAGAGCCAAGCCATCGTTTTTTACCTGTTCGACATGCCCTACCTCAACGGGGTAGACCTCCGAGAAGTTCCTGTCGAAGAAAGACGTGCAGCCCTTGCCCAGGTTGTTGAACGCAGTGAAGACGACATCATCAGGTTCTCAGAGGATTTTGGTGAAGAAGCCAGCGACCTTCTTACCTCTGTCTGTCAAATGCACATGGAGGGTTTGATAGGAAAACGTGCAGGGAGTACATATGTATCCCGCCGCTCGGATAACTGGATAAAGCTCAAATGTAAGCACCGCCAAGAATTCGTTGTGGTTGGCTATAGCGAGCCCAAAGGGGCTAGAACGTCGTTTGGGGCGCTTCTGCTTGGACTGCATGACAAGGACAGCGGCGAGCTTCGCTACAGCGGCAAAGTGGGTACTGGCTTCAACGAGCGCACCCTACGGACCATCCTTGAGCAGCTAAAGCCTTTGGAGACCTCCAAACCCACCGTAGTAAATCCACCTACCGGGGCAGATGCTCGTGGCGTGCATTGGCTTAAACCGGAACTGTTGGCCGAGGTCGCCTACGCTGAAATCACCAAGGATGGTTCAGTGCGTCATTCGGTTTTCCACGGCTTACGGAACGACAAACCTGCCAAGGAAATCACCGAAGAAACACCAGTGCCGGCAACAGATGTACAGGACAAAAAAACAAAGCCTGCGGCAAAGAAAAAACCAGTCAAAGCTGACCCAAAGCCCACATCTGGCAAAATTCGAATCACACACCCTGATCGGGTAATAGACGCATCCAGTGGCACTACGAAAATGCAGCTCGCTGAGTACTACGTGAGTATTGCTGATTGGATTCTTCCTACACTGCATGACAGACCCATTGCCTTGGTACGTGCCCCTGAAGGGATAGCCGGAGAGCTGTTCTTTCAGAAAAACGTTGAGCGACTACCGATACCCGGCATTGAGACAGTCGAAGGTGAATCAGTGATGCTCATCAACAACGCTGAAGCACTAGTTGGTGCTGTGCAGATGAGTACCATTGAGTTCCATTCCTGGAATGCGAAAGCACCGGAATTGGATCGTCCTGACCGCTTCGTGCTGGACCTCGACCCTGATCCAGCATTGCCATGGAAAAGCATGGTCGAAGCTACAACCTTAACGCTGACCATCCTCGATGAGCTGGGGTTGAAGTCCTTCATCAAGACCAGCGGCGGCAAGGGAATCCATATCGTGGTTCCGCTCACCCCCAAAGACGACTGGGACACTGTGAAGGGGTTCAGCCAGAAGATTGTTCAGCACATGGCCAAGCTCATTCCTGATCGCTTTTCAGCCGTATCAGGCCCGAAGAATCGTGTAGGCAAGATCTTCATCGACTATCTGCGCAACGGCAAAGGAGCTACTACTATCAATGCCTATGCAGCTCGCACACGCGAAGGACTGCCGGTGTCGGTGCCACTCTTCAAAGAAGAAGTGAAGGAGATAAAAGGGGCGAACATCTGGAACATACATAACCTTCATGAACGTCTTGGTGAGCTTGGGGAAGACCCATGGGAGGACTACGGCAAAATAAAACAAACGATCACTGCTGATATGCGTCGAATGATCGGGTTTAAAAAATAG
- a CDS encoding DUF2188 domain-containing protein: MDTYHITKSGDHWILKKQGAERASKTADTKAEIIKLAVEFLEGKTASLKVHKEDGTIQEERTYPRSSDPTKSKG; this comes from the coding sequence ATGGATACCTACCACATCACAAAGTCTGGCGACCATTGGATTCTCAAGAAGCAAGGTGCTGAACGGGCGTCGAAGACTGCTGATACCAAGGCTGAAATCATCAAGCTAGCGGTTGAGTTTTTAGAGGGCAAAACCGCCTCTCTGAAAGTCCACAAGGAAGATGGGACAATCCAGGAAGAACGCACCTACCCGCGTAGCTCTGACCCTACGAAATCGAAGGGATAA
- a CDS encoding DNA adenine methylase, giving the protein MKYLGSKAKLLGFIDSVVSDCVSKISKPSNEIVLCDLFSGSGRVANHFKNRFKVVANDLEYYSYATLENLLNNDPSTVYECQPIIDYMNHCMDGVEGFIFQNYSESGGRTFFTNGNAMKIDAGVALVYELYGNGELTDGQFYYCLCSVLEAADRVSNTTGLYSSFLKKFTGASLKPIEFRGFDLKDPVASNEVYQGDANELLQRVSGDVLYLDPPYTSMQYSNAYHVLNTIAQNERPTIHGISGRPQGRNVSPWASRPKVEGEFRRLVETANFEYLVMSYSNESIMPMDLIADVMSSYGKYQRKEMQYKKFKSRKEAANEIYVTEYLHVLHKNK; this is encoded by the coding sequence GTGAAATATTTGGGCTCAAAAGCCAAACTGCTTGGCTTCATTGATTCTGTAGTTAGTGATTGCGTTTCTAAAATTTCAAAGCCATCAAATGAGATTGTTCTGTGTGACCTGTTCAGCGGGTCGGGCAGGGTAGCGAATCACTTCAAAAATCGTTTCAAGGTCGTAGCTAATGACCTGGAGTACTACTCCTATGCGACCTTGGAAAACCTGCTGAACAATGATCCTTCGACCGTCTACGAATGTCAGCCGATCATCGACTACATGAATCACTGCATGGATGGTGTGGAAGGCTTCATTTTTCAGAACTACAGCGAGTCTGGTGGCCGCACCTTCTTCACTAATGGCAACGCCATGAAGATCGATGCTGGGGTTGCGCTTGTGTACGAGCTGTATGGCAATGGGGAGCTGACTGATGGGCAGTTCTACTACTGCCTCTGCTCTGTCCTAGAGGCTGCTGACAGGGTGAGCAACACGACAGGGCTGTACTCATCGTTCCTAAAGAAATTCACTGGTGCTTCGCTCAAGCCCATTGAGTTCAGAGGGTTTGACCTGAAAGATCCCGTGGCAAGCAATGAGGTGTACCAGGGAGACGCTAACGAGCTGTTGCAGCGCGTTAGTGGTGACGTTTTGTACCTCGATCCACCGTACACGTCCATGCAGTACAGCAATGCTTACCACGTCCTCAACACTATTGCGCAGAACGAGCGCCCAACGATCCATGGGATCAGCGGTCGGCCCCAAGGCCGGAATGTATCTCCATGGGCTAGCAGGCCAAAGGTAGAAGGTGAGTTTAGGCGGCTCGTTGAGACTGCCAATTTTGAATACCTGGTCATGAGCTATTCCAACGAAAGCATCATGCCGATGGATCTGATTGCTGATGTGATGAGTAGTTACGGCAAATACCAAAGAAAGGAAATGCAGTACAAGAAATTCAAATCACGTAAAGAAGCTGCCAATGAAATTTACGTGACTGAATATCTTCATGTGTTGCACAAGAATAAATGA
- a CDS encoding tyrosine-type recombinase/integrase → MAVDNLKNIDGTWYVRVAIPKDVRSAFGNRTEFIKSLKTGRKSEALVLRTKDLHEFKNRIAVERRKLVIEQEMQTLASLPVDVKFDEMFQNLGEIKRRLMERKEDRKKAFQDSEFEDIQAVKEIDSHHSFLNLLAEEKEALGEDLHPALASILTELNEFQSKPSKTFKQSEWLLEKLENTLELGSFHGYAETHAEKEQVKTFIAEPTKFVKRHPLTEKNFVEFHKYEVKRKVTLRSIDRHVKRLNMLKSFLEKQKFELDYESVRVFLESLECADKTKLQYLCSYNAFYKFMFNNVDFRQKYPVNPFANHAVAKIRRGARKEDARKGFTKEQVKALYSNAISQEKTRLADLIRLGCYTGARIEEICQIKVEDLVEVDGVYCIDIKQSKTNAGERLVPIHSELLTLVKRLKAESKDGYLLKTNRGGKYGTKSKEMSSEFSAFKIALGYPKDLVFHSFRHTMVTELERADTKNILVMSIVGHDVGGSLSMTFDRYSDGPTPMAKKEAIEKVRFDI, encoded by the coding sequence ATGGCGGTCGATAATCTCAAAAACATCGATGGAACGTGGTACGTCCGCGTAGCGATTCCCAAGGATGTTAGGTCTGCTTTTGGGAACAGAACTGAGTTCATCAAGAGCCTCAAAACGGGTCGTAAGAGCGAAGCCCTTGTGCTTCGTACCAAGGATCTGCATGAGTTCAAAAACCGCATAGCAGTGGAGCGGCGCAAGCTCGTCATTGAGCAAGAAATGCAGACCCTAGCTTCACTGCCAGTCGATGTGAAATTTGACGAAATGTTCCAGAACCTGGGCGAGATCAAGCGCAGGCTGATGGAGCGGAAAGAGGATAGGAAGAAGGCTTTTCAAGATTCAGAATTTGAAGACATACAGGCGGTGAAGGAAATAGACAGCCACCATAGTTTTCTGAATCTTTTGGCTGAAGAAAAAGAGGCTCTTGGTGAGGATTTGCACCCGGCGCTGGCTTCGATTTTGACTGAGCTGAATGAATTCCAGAGCAAGCCAAGCAAAACCTTCAAGCAATCGGAATGGCTCCTTGAGAAGCTGGAAAATACCCTTGAATTAGGTTCATTCCATGGGTACGCAGAAACCCATGCAGAAAAGGAACAAGTCAAAACCTTCATTGCAGAACCAACCAAATTCGTTAAAAGGCATCCTCTGACAGAGAAGAATTTCGTAGAGTTTCACAAATATGAAGTGAAACGTAAGGTTACGCTCCGTTCGATTGACCGGCACGTAAAACGTTTGAATATGCTTAAGTCGTTTCTGGAAAAACAGAAATTTGAGCTTGATTATGAATCGGTTCGTGTTTTCTTGGAATCGCTTGAATGTGCCGATAAAACGAAATTGCAATACCTCTGTTCCTACAACGCCTTTTACAAATTCATGTTCAATAACGTGGATTTCAGACAGAAATATCCAGTCAATCCCTTTGCAAATCACGCAGTGGCTAAAATTCGCCGTGGTGCGAGGAAAGAGGATGCTCGTAAAGGATTTACCAAGGAACAGGTCAAGGCGCTCTACAGCAATGCTATAAGCCAAGAAAAGACACGCCTTGCCGATTTGATCAGACTTGGATGCTACACAGGCGCACGAATCGAAGAAATATGCCAAATCAAGGTTGAAGATTTGGTTGAGGTGGATGGTGTTTACTGTATAGACATTAAACAGTCTAAAACCAATGCTGGTGAAAGGCTTGTACCAATTCACTCAGAATTGCTAACACTTGTTAAACGCTTAAAGGCTGAATCCAAAGACGGATATTTGCTGAAAACGAATCGAGGCGGGAAGTATGGAACAAAATCTAAAGAAATGAGCAGTGAGTTCTCTGCCTTTAAAATCGCTCTTGGATATCCAAAGGATTTAGTCTTTCACTCCTTTCGACACACAATGGTCACGGAGCTTGAACGTGCCGATACGAAAAACATCCTTGTTATGTCGATTGTAGGGCATGACGTTGGCGGTAGCCTTTCTATGACCTTTGATCGTTACTCTGATGGACCAACACCTATGGCAAAGAAAGAAGCTATTGAAAAGGTTAGATTTGATATTTGA
- a CDS encoding integrase arm-type DNA-binding domain-containing protein codes for MPLTVLQIKASKPADRPFTLSDSSGLALLVKPNGSKYWHFRYTYQGRAARMSLGVYPHISLQEARERAAECRNLLKQGTNPGAKRRDDKLRQQEAGLNTFRRAAEYWYQFKSDSGRSSATLKKIRDYLDKDLLPALGEKQLELITRSDCAKLQATKRRSENGQKRTKNYFRSPLL; via the coding sequence ATGCCATTGACCGTCTTGCAAATCAAAGCGTCCAAGCCTGCCGACAGACCGTTCACGTTGAGTGATAGTTCGGGTCTTGCCTTGCTGGTGAAACCCAACGGCAGCAAGTATTGGCACTTCCGGTACACCTATCAGGGGCGGGCGGCGCGCATGTCACTGGGCGTGTATCCGCATATCTCCTTGCAGGAAGCCCGTGAACGAGCTGCAGAATGCCGCAACCTACTCAAGCAAGGCACCAACCCCGGCGCCAAACGCCGCGATGACAAACTGCGACAGCAGGAGGCCGGGCTCAACACCTTCAGGCGAGCCGCGGAGTACTGGTACCAATTCAAATCGGACTCCGGCCGCAGCAGCGCGACGCTGAAGAAGATCCGCGACTATCTCGATAAGGATCTACTGCCCGCTCTCGGCGAGAAGCAACTGGAGCTCATCACGCGAAGCGACTGCGCAAAACTGCAGGCCACTAAGCGAAGGTCAGAAAACGGCCAGAAGCGGACGAAAAACTATTTCCGCTCCCCATTGCTTTAG